The Microbacterium sp. KUDC0406 genome includes a window with the following:
- a CDS encoding DNA-directed RNA polymerase subunit beta, protein MPAQFHRPERRPSAAFDNLVGSHDPAEETRIAHVTASALLARVRADDSGVSAERLIAYTDEHGMDEIAELWSKATSRSLPGALWRLYLVQAAIHGDPTTTALLYERGRVELHSADAVIAGAPAPASPEELVGLIDTIMRGAFRGDFAVALDRAAAFCRVQASGATHTADDYEVTEPDRASDLTHRAARLSAYADDLTACARAWRAGMLT, encoded by the coding sequence TCCCGAGCGCCGCCCCTCAGCCGCCTTCGACAACCTGGTCGGGTCGCATGACCCGGCCGAGGAGACGCGGATCGCGCACGTCACGGCATCCGCCCTGCTCGCGCGCGTGCGCGCTGACGACAGCGGCGTCAGCGCCGAGCGGTTGATCGCCTACACGGACGAGCACGGCATGGACGAGATCGCCGAGCTGTGGTCGAAGGCGACCTCGCGATCCCTGCCGGGCGCACTGTGGCGGCTGTACCTCGTGCAGGCCGCGATCCACGGCGATCCGACGACGACGGCGCTGCTCTACGAGCGCGGCCGAGTCGAGCTGCACAGCGCGGATGCCGTGATTGCGGGCGCTCCCGCTCCCGCGAGCCCCGAGGAGCTGGTCGGCCTGATCGACACGATCATGCGCGGAGCGTTCCGCGGTGACTTCGCCGTCGCGCTCGACCGCGCCGCCGCGTTCTGTCGCGTGCAGGCCTCCGGAGCCACGCACACCGCGGACGACTACGAGGTCACCGAGCCGGACCGCGCGAGCGACCTCACCCACCGGGCCGCGCGACTGAGTGCCTACGCCGACGATCTCACCGCCTGCGCGAGGGCCTGGCGCGCCGGCATGCTGACCTGA